From the genome of Medicago truncatula cultivar Jemalong A17 chromosome 2, MtrunA17r5.0-ANR, whole genome shotgun sequence:
tagaattaaaaataaaaactggcTAAGAAGTACttgatatatataaagaagactTCTATCAATAACTGCTTGTTTTGCTTGTTCGTTGCTCTTTTTATCAATTCGAATTGCCCAATTGTTTGACTtcaagtttattaaatttttaggGGCATCGAGAGCTCATCAATTCATTGTCAGGAGCAAACTTCAAGTAAAACAAGCTTAAGGCTATGTAAAGAAAAAGTAGAATATACTAAACACAGAACAAAAATGGAAGCATGTCATAAAGTTGATTCATATTTAATAGCAAATACAACAGCAACCTTCACAGCTGATCAATTTCCCACGACTTCAAGAGGATAGATTACATGACTTCCCACGAACATAGcaaaatttattcatatttactcactttcaatatatttaaactggatttcaaaatttaaatcatgTCCATCAATGATTCAGAATATCTACCATTTGACATTACAGTATATTTAAACCAAGATTCAGATGCTACGTGTGACATAGATGTATTGCAGTGGTAGATTCAAGATCATtcgaaaatttatttaaaatattaattgatattatttttttacataccATGGAGGCTGGAGACTGATCTTGGTTGGCTGAAGGCAGTGATGGACTGCGCGATGGGCTGAGCGGCCGAAGGTTGCGGCGTGGATGCTGGTTGAGAGTGCTGCGCTTCCGGCGGTGAATTACTGGTGCTTCATTGATTATTTGCAGAGCAGGAGAGAGAGGCTGTCATATTTTGAAATCTCAGCACAGTTACAAAGACGAAAAAATGGTGAAATTTTTTACAATTATCTTAAAACTGCAGAAGGAGTACAAAATGAAAACTATCCTATATGTGATCTTTAAAACTCATGGAGTGTAGCTTCACCCACTCAATTGAAAATTtgtgataaaaaattatattgacatGCTTACGAAAAAAATATCAGATATATATCTAAAGAAATTCCGAAAAGTAAATTTGTGCAAAAAGAGAAGGTGCAGGTTCTGTAAAATAACATCATAACACTGAAAACATTTCCTTACATTTGACTGAAATACTTTTTCAATTAGATCAAATTAAATTCGGAAACTATAACGCAATTCGAAATATTAACGAAACATTGTGAGTACAAATTAgaatgattcaaaattaatagtttatGTTAACTTTTAGTTGACATAAAATGCATGCCACAAATTATTTACCGCAGAAACTTACGCCATCATCTTCGACTTCACTTGCATCATTAGTGTTCGTAATGAAAGATTCGTAACACAATGGAATGTTGAGATCGAAATCTCGAACGACATTCCCAGAACCAGATTCGCAGGGAATAGAAGATTCGGCACATAGTGGAATGTTTAGATCGAAATGTCTGACTCTGACGACATTTCCTGAACCAATGCCgtttcttctgcttcttctttcaTACACTTGATGAAAGTCTCTAGCATCCCTTTCCATATCCCCAGATGGATCCATTCTGAAATATTCTCAAGTGATGAACAATATAAGGGATTGTGTTGatgcataaataaaaataaaatgagatagtAGAATGAGATTAGACTAAggtaaaataaatcaaaagctCCAATGGCATTATAACATTAAATACAATTAACACGAAATCTGCATTTACAAAATTCCTTTTAAattaaacacacaaaaaactctCCTTTCCGTATGCATAAGCAGTAAACACCAATCCATATTTAAAAAAGCAGAAAAGATTGAATAATAAACAGAAGTTGTGTTCTTTATAATCAGGCATCATATTTAAACATTTCTAGATTCCCAAAAAACCAATCAGCATTGCAACTCCGATTTCTTGAATGAACAATCGAGTTGCAACAGATATCCAAAAACAGAGCACACTGgttaaagaataaaattattgataacaaaaaacaattgGATAGAAAATTGAACTACACTGAACATACTTGAATACTCGTGACTGAAATGAACTTAGAGAAATGTTGCagataaatgaaatgaatgaggtTGAGAAAGCGAaggtgtgtatatatataatctgaGATGAGATGGGATATAAGAAGAAGAATCTCAGCAATTGCATGTAACAGGTGGTGCAGTGTATTGTAAGTAACGTCACTTAActacattttttgttgttatccATAAAGTAACTTAAAACATGGaataaaagaaggaaaagaaattgAACCTAGCTTTCTTTCGCGTTTCCATCCGCTCCTTTTCCAGAGGTTCAAAACATGCATTAGAGTTGGATAAACAAGCAAAAATTTTAGTCATATTTTCGtaagtaaatttttgttttcatcataTACCAGGAACCTTGTGttcttcttttcttccattttaaaaaaaatactaattaccTAAGTTACTCGGTGTATTTCTCGTGTCTTAATAGCCTCGGTATGAATACCGCCGAGATGAACCTATTGTATTATGGGTGAGTTGTGCAATTATGCGGATAATTCCTTAGTCTAGTGACGTAGTCACGCCTCATTTTTCagtttacattttattgttttgtagTTTGTGATCATTCGGTCATCCGCGAAAAATAGTTTTCTCTTAAATTAACTTAAAACATGGAacaaaagaaggaaaagaaattgCAACTAGCCTTCTTTCGTGTTTCCATCCTCACCTTTTCCAGAAACTTCGAAACATACATTAGAGTAggattaacaaacaaaaatatgagtCATGTTTTCATATTGTTGTATTGTTCATTCAAGTATCTTCAAGAAGAGGTTTGTCAGTTGTCACacacattttttatgaaagggAAACTTTAATTGCACTTCAAATGGAAGGGAATTAATGTGGAAGATCTCTATACTTAAAATATAAGAGGGGTgcttaagagaaatgatatttgtagaaccatttttgtacaacttttgtacaactttctctattatactcacattatcttcttattctctctcttcctttttctctccattgtttttgaccaatgaaaagaaagCACAACAAGGTTGTCCCGAAAGTTGTAGCAAagaagttgttcaaatatcattactcttattattaaagaataatttagtaattttgttatttgttaattgaaaagaacaataatgtttttattttatgagaaCAAAAGGTTACTTCCGCTCACTCACCTTTTCCATCGAAATTTTCTACCCACATATTCCACACACTTTATTGTCTGCCTGGATTTTAGAAAGCAAAGAAGAATATAATtcctacttttattttttattttttttaaaacaaagtatAATTAAATACGTTTCAGGAGTGAATTGCTTTTTTAGTATTTATAcgttgattttattaaaaaaaaaaaactgttgtaGTTAACCGTTGCGGTTCGAATAAGGCTAAAATTGAAGTAAAGTTTAGGAAAAGAAGGACATAAAACATAACCAGTGTCCTGGCAAcaaacatccttaaaaaaatgtttgcaacaacaaaaaataattataatagcAAATTACAATAATACCCACCCATTAAAAAGTGTTTATTCAAGATACAAGGAGTTTTTAGTAAAATGCAAGTGGAAGTAACCTTGCTCAGTTACTCCTTCATGTTTTTGGGTGGGAGTAAGTTAgcaaccccatatatatataagattctGGGCTGaattttcattatcccaattatactcgcaaacaattttttctataataatgattgttgttttttttttgacaaaataataatgattgttgttgatttcattaaaaaaataaaattttaaattatttcttttgttatataattggtggcattgaaataaataaatcaggttagtttagtttgttataatttgaaagcaacaataatttatatttatacttttaatcaaaattttataaaaaaaaataaaaaaaaaaccgttcATTATTATTAAACTTTAGCGTAATAAAAAGAGCGGTTTTATAAGTCTTATAACTATTCTCAAACtttcacatttattaaaaaaaattacatatcaacttttttttttttttgtagagggCATAAACACTCTTTTGTAATATATAATTGGAAAACATAAATTTACTCTCGCTTAGGTGAATGCTAATGAGTGCCTTTAAACATTAGTTTAAGAACTAAAAGAAGCCTTGTTAGTGTAGATTTGTTGGTAGCTCCATGAACATTGGTACGCAGAGGTAATAGTTTGAATTATAGATTCTTTATTTCTTCACCTTTATAATGAGTGAGTCTAGCTATTAGAATATCTAAATTTATAATGCGTGAGTCTAGCTATtggactatttgacaaaaaaaatatttaaagaaataTGTTTGTATAAAAAAGTTGGGTATTTATAAAATGAACAAAAGTAATAACAAAAGTAACaacaaaagtaacatattttctcttttaaaaaaagtacgGTAACAAATTTCCTTGAATAAATTCCtattaacaaatatatttttgaaaactattattatttttttgaccaaattaaaactattatttttttgaagaggctaccaaattaaaactattattattaacatTTGTAAATTTTGCAAATGAATCctataataattaaaagtaCTTCccttaaatataaatacaaagtCGAATGTACTTAGTCTATATTTAAATCGAATACATCtcctttttaattatatttaaggtaggacaataatttttattccaACAATAAAGAAAGACAgattttgtaccaaaaataaataaataaataaagacagataattatttatttttgttgataacaGACAGGATATTGTTGTATTcaatattattagttttttatttgatagagagatacataagttaaCTAAAATTACTGAATGCACCTGAAAGTGATAAGCACGGTTGCTGATCAGATTTTATACCAACTCATTCACCATTGTCACTTTTTTTCAAACACATATATAaatgtgtagttttttttttgacaaatatataaatgtgtAGTTAACTCATTCACCATTGtcactttttttcaaaggaaaaaatgtTTTCCTTATTTCTATTTGCATATATAAGCTAAGCAAATAACATCACAAAGCAAAAGAGATATCAACTTTTCAACTGAGTGAGgttaaaaacatcatttttctctTGAGGGTGTTTTGATTCTCATCACTAGGAGCTCAAAAAATGTCAGATTTGAACAAGGAATTGATGCTAATCGTTCATCAATATCTTGAGGAAGAGGGTTTAATTTGAAGGAAACCATGCGCatgtaaatatcttttttttttattgtttaattttcttttcagttttgtttttttatatattatattgtgaTCAGTAACTTCATTAAGAGGATTTGAAGGAAACCTTGCACATgtatattgaaattgaaaactgtacttttttttatgtattttattgGTGTTTAGGATGGAGAAGGAAACAGGTGTATTCATCGATTTGAAGTACTTTCAAGAGAAAATCCTTGATGGAGAATTTGATGAAAGTGAGAAGTACCTCAGTGCCTTTACCAATATCACTGACAGTCAAAGCTccatgaaaatgttttttcagATTAGGAAGCAGAAGTATTTGGAAGCCTTGGACAGGTAGTGCtcctttttttatctttatctttatcatGACATCATTATCATCTGCATGGCATCATTATCATTAGGGTTTTAAAAAGTAGACTTCGTTAAGATTGATGTCACCGTGATCCTTGATATTGTGAAGAATCACAATCAAATGCGACCTCAATCGAAGATTCATAGTGGTTTCGacaacataaaaaattgttgtgTCGTGGTTTTGATCACACTCACAAAACTCTATTTAAAATCCTATTATAATCGGAGTTTTATCACTAACGATTGCCATCACAATTCTTGATATTGTTAGGAATCGTAATCAAATGTAGATTCAATCAATGTCATGTTGCGGCGGTTTTTGCAACATGAAAAACCGTTAAGTCAGTGGCGCATATTCGAATTGCATAACTCTTTTTTGAACCCAACTATAATCATCATTGttacaattatttttgttatgaCTGTCTTCTCAATTACTTGTATCCTAAACAATAAGATGCTAGTTGTACTccttatgcttttatttaagtatttgtttaagtatattaaaatattttatggtTGATGTTTTTCTAATGTTTACATGATCTCATTTGTGCTCAGGAATGACAAAGCCATGGCCGTTGAAATTCTGGTTAAagacttcaaaatattttcaacatataatAATGATATCTACAGTGAAATAATAAATCTGATAACCCTTGACAACTTCaggtaattatttatttttttgtatgatGTTGTTGACTATGGATTGACAAAGTGTTCAAATTTGTTGCATTTAGTTTTAACTATTGATTTGGTTTAAATACAGGGAGAATGTAAAATTATCACATTACAAAGATGTTAAATCAATTAGAATCGCATTGATGGAAGAGCTCAAGAATATGATTGACAATAACCCCATATTGAAAAATAAGATTATGCTTCCTTCGTTGCGGTCGTTGCGATTGCGATTCATGATTAATCATgggttaattatttttattaaatttagaaCAACAACCTTGACTCAAAAGTAAATggatataattatttttatatttgaatttcttaatttttttaattatcaacactagtaaatatattttttgtacatATGTGATGAAATATCATTGAAcaatttatctctcatactaTTATATACCTGATTTTtcagaaataaaattttcaatatttgaGTGAGTGGGGGCACTTGCCCCCACTTTACTATACATAAGGTGGTTGTTGTATCTCTTAATTATTCGTTTAGGGTTGAAGATTATAACATGTGTTTAAATTTTTAGATATGATTGATTATTCCCTTCACAAAGTTCTTTAACTATTTACAGATTAAtgcaattaataatttttttttgttaatgccACTTATATAATTTGTAGCTTCATTAATCATGTTTATCTTGGCTAACTTTTGTAAATGTTTTCTATCCAGTTTGAATTGGCAGTATCCAAAGCCAAATCCCGAAAGCACAACTTTGTTGATCGACCATACTTCTCCTTTGCCTCAACAAGGATTTCACATGCCTCCTATGCTTCCTGCTGCAGATGCTTCTGTATGAACTTAGTTTTGCTATTTGTTTTCATgttcatcaataaaataattatttcatgTTGTTTATATTGGATTGTTGCATATCCACTTATTATTACTTAATTTTGTGCAGCCACTTCCCCCAGCCTCTGCATGGGTGGTGAACGGAAATCCTTCCTCATCTTCACAATCGCCTGCTACACTTGCAGCTTCCTCAGTGCCAGGTCCTTCAAGTCGAGGTATATTTTTGTCAGTTTTTTGCAGAATAAAGTTTAATGGAAAATTGGAGATACATGGTAGATGTCAAATTGTTATATGAAATTGACAGACTTTTCATTGAGGTTTAAGTTATTGACAGACTTTTCATTGAGTCTGTTTTATGAAAATGCTAATTCTAAGCTTTCTACATCTGTCCATTAATattcaatcaattaaaaatatcttcTGATTAATTATGCACGGATAGAAAAACTAGGCACATTGTTTCCCTCATTTCTTGGTAATGTCAATTGAAAATGCATCTGTATCTAGCATATTTGTGTATGCATTAATGCCAATGGCTTTTCACATTATGCTATGCCTACAAACATTATACTGATGCCTGTTCTGCCATTTTTTTTAGCTAATGCTCACTTATGAATGCAACAGAAACTCGATGGACCCTAAAGTGTTTATTTCAAGGTTATTTTTGGAACCATCTGATACAAGAATATCATTTAAGTTTAGAAGAAGACAATTTCCATTGGTTGTTtcttttgcaatgactattaacaaaAGTTAAGGCCAGTCTCTTAAACACGTGGGAGTTTATTTGCCATCGCCTGGTTTTTCTTATGGTCAATTGTACGTGGCATTGTCAAGAGTTACTTCAAAAGAAggtttgaagattttaatatctaatGACGATGGTGAAGACGATTGTGTAACGTCTAATGTGGTTTATAGAGAGGTTTTTCGTAATCTTtcttaattgtcattttttttgaaggattaatcTGTGTCATTTGTATGATTGAACAGATTTAtagtctttttttatttgtatgaatGATGTAAtatactatctttttttttttagggaatgttATATACTATCTTTATACcgtcttttttatttgtatgaatGATGTAATGCACTATCTTTATTATTGTACTAATGACTTATTGCTATGAAGATTTCTACTGATTTCGATATTATTGTCAGTTTGTACAAtctatatgacccgtgcggcgcaCGGGTCGGCGTTCTGGTTATTACTTAATTTTGTGCAGCCACTTCCCCCAGCCTCTGCATGGGTGGTGAACGGAAATCCTTCCTCATCTTCACAATCGCCTGCTACACTTGCAGCTTCCTCATTGCCAGGTCCTTCAAGTCGAGGTATATTTTGGTCAGTTTTTTGCAGAATAAAGTTTAATGGAAAATTGGAGATACATGGTAGATGTCAAATTGTTATAAATCGACATGGTCGAGAATAAATTCTTGATATTTTCACGTAAAAGTAGTTTGTAACTGCAATTTAAAATAACCGTAAAATATTGGATTCTCATTGGAAGTCACACTGACAGTGCACACTGCTTTTCCTGACAAAAGCATCAAGAAGTAGGCAATGCTAATTCCATGACTTGAACCTATGAACTTCATTGTTCTATATAATGGATAAAATAGCTTAAACACTATTACAATCTTTCTATTTTCAATTATTGGGATGTTTGTTTGTGTGTCAACTCCTTTGTCGAATTCACTGAATACTCCACTTGTAGGCTCTATTTCAAAGCTTTCATTTACATTGAATACTCCGCTTGCACCGATGGATTACCAAAGTAATGACCGTGTTCAACAATTAAGACCATTGCTAGCTGCAGAATCGGTTGAAAAGGTACTTGAACATTAGTTTTgcatgtttcttttctttttatttgtacTAGCATTACTCTATTGGCACCTCTTTACAGGCTGGACAGGTCGCATCTACCGTTACACCACAACCATCACCTAGGTTGTTTGATGAAATTCCCAGAACTGTTGTTTGGGAATTAAATCAGGGATCAACTGTGAAGAGCATGGAGTTTCATCCTACAAATCATTCTATACTAGCTGGTAGGTTAAAATAGACATCATGTTTTTATATTACATACAAAAACTTAATTAGTCCTTTTAATTAATAACCTAGAATATTAATAGAAATTGAAACAGTTGGTTGTGAAAATGGGGAGATTTCACTTTGGGAAGCAAGGATGAAAGAAAAGCTGATATCAAAATCTTTCAATATATG
Proteins encoded in this window:
- the LOC120578071 gene encoding uncharacterized protein gives rise to the protein MDPSGDMERDARDFHQVYERRSRRNGIGSGNVVRVRHFDLNIPLCAESSIPCESGSGNVVRDFDLNIPLCYESFITNTNDASEVEDDGPLSPALQIINEAPVIHRRKRSTLNQHPRRNLRPLSPSRSPSLPSANQDQSPASMN
- the LOC11438266 gene encoding topless-related protein 2, producing MEKETGVFIDLKYFQEKILDGEFDESEKYLSAFTNITDSQSSMKMFFQIRKQKYLEALDRNDKAMAVEILVKDFKIFSTYNNDIYSEIINLITLDNFRENVKLSHYKDVKSIRIALMEELKNMIDNNPILKNKIMLPSLRSLRLRFMINHGLNWQYPKPNPESTTLLIDHTSPLPQQGFHMPPMLPAADASPLPPASAWVVNGNPSSSSQSPATLAASSVPGPSSRASAWVVNGNPSSSSQSPATLAASSLPGPSSRGSISKLSFTLNTPLAPMDYQSNDRVQQLRPLLAAESVEKAGQVASTVTPQPSPRLFDEIPRTVVWELNQGSTVKSMEFHPTNHSILAGRGCFQKHLIHLYAYQVSNGLQQHLEINAHDGGVNDLAFSFPKNQLCVFLFSTSIDGKIRVWLFENKSLMVEYDTPGKCSTTPICSSDGTRLFSCGTTTEGDCFLAEWDEDDGVVKRTYSGLRTKYVGMVQFDTAKSRYLAVGADNQIKFWDVDIINVLISTDADGGLSHVFDIQILHFFNQTMNLPDGFVPDKLNWSSSVDGAKNGQQLALYSSQC